In Magnolia sinica isolate HGM2019 chromosome 16, MsV1, whole genome shotgun sequence, the genomic window CATGTAAACGGGTATTGGATGTTTTGGAAGTTATTCAGTACTTACGCTCATTTTCCACCATGTACTTCCACTGGTAAGCAATTCCTTCATCAGCTTCCTTTGAAGCGACTGATGTGAAAACAAGTAGACGGTAATTCTTAGCGATCATATCAGTCACAGTTGGCCAGTCTCCACCATTTGCAGGCATTTTGGAGACTGGATACCAATACTTGAGTAAGCCCGCATTGGTGAACAGCTTTGTCAACCCTTTGGGAGAATGGACATAATCCTCAATAATAATGGTTACAATCTCCGACGGGTTTTCTGTCAAGAATGCTTCCACTTCCTTCAATGTATTGATTGCAGGTTCCTAACAGAAGAGGGCATGTATTACTCACTCAAAAAAGCTCTTTGCTCACAAATGGGCCAGGAAAGAAAAGGGGTATTACACAATCATAAATCCTAATCAACATGATTTTCATTCCGGTTAGCATCCTGTACGAAGCCCACTTTACAATGAGACCATTCGTCAGTTGGGGCCCACCACAGATGGATGACAGGCAAATAATCTTTGTAGCCAAGAAATCCTAGCCATCTTAATAGTGGACTTCCTTGTCTTCCATATAGACCATTGGCTGTATTTTCTTTCCAACCATCCACTTGTGTAGGTGGGCCGGTGGTCTTTGCAGCATCACCTATCTAGATGAATGGTCTAAATCACAGAAAGGTGGCCCAGCTGTACAGAGTGCTGCTTGAATGGATATGCCCATAATTTGCACCAAACATTGTATTGCATTGGAGGAAGAAGGATAACAATATTGTTACTTACAAAAGCAGTGAAGTTGTAGCATCGCCCCTGCAACGAATGGCAGAGCCAGATATCATCCTTGAAGTCATACATATCCAGCATCAATCCCCTCACTCCATTCTAAATACAAACCcgtgaaaagaaaataaaactaaattcatgccataaaattttagaaaaaaaaaaaaaaaaaggaagaagaagaagaagaagaagaagaagaaacatttcaatgggggGTACATGGCCACATACCCTTAACTGATTACTGACAGAATCTTCTTGATTGTAAAATGTAATCCTCTTGACTCCAGTGAGGGACGGTGCATCCACAATGGAAAATGAATTGTGTGTCACCAGCCATGTATATTTGTTAAAAGGCAGCCCCTTAACCTGCACCCAGCCACAATAGCACCCGCAACCAAATTGAAAGATAACATATATAGAAAATAGGCACATATATACATATGAGTATAATGTATAAGAAGAGGTTGGAGACTCAATTAGGGTAGACATGCCAACATGATACTCATGTGCGAATTCTGGGCCATTTATATTGGCCATTCTCGAACATACCCTGACCAAAATATCTGGCTATCACCACTCATCAGGTAAACCCACAGCTGTagggtataaaaaaaaaactaaagaataGATATTCTTCATTCTTGGAATGGGTCATATGATGGTGGCCCCCCTCTAATGAGTGACCCAATCATGTATACATGTGCAGTGATtcgcctcttcaatctctcctcacAAAAATTGACCCACCATTTCTcatgtaacaaaaaaaaaaaaaaagagggacaAAGAACTCACAACTGAGGTAGGTTGGATGGCCTGGCCTCTGATGCAGATGGGCTGACTCTTCCCCATTGCAGGGCAGGTGCCACAGAATAGACTTGATGCGCAGTCAGTGGCAGCTGAGCAAGAATCCAGAATCTGCAAAAGTTCCTTCTTTTTTAGAAAATTGTAGAAACAAGGATATGCTCATTTAGGCTCGCATTTAGATAAACAGTTGAATCAAATCATGAACATTTGATTTAATTAACAAGGAAATGAAAAGTAAAACAAACGAAAGGAAATGACAAAAATCAATGACACTTGTAACACTCATATTGAGGAAGTGCCCCTTGAATCGCAGTTATAGTTCTCTCAGGCCCAACTTGAAAGttaacataattgcaatttggagcccagaCCCTCAATATTGATTCCCTCTTCATTTGACTAGCAACTGTAAtccaattcaatagtgcatccaaacacactcttTAATCGTAAAAGGAAATTCAAAGAAGGGAAGGGGTGGATTTCCTGCCCTAGGAGGCACAGAATTCTGGTGCCTCCAGATTGTTTATGGACAATGTTATATGAGCAATTGCAAtccaatttgatagtgcatccaaacaaagTCTTCAATCATGAAAGGAAATTCAAAAATGGGGTGGACTACCTACCTCAGGAAGCATGGAATTGGTGCCTCCAGATTGTGCACCACACAGTGTTAACTAAATCTTGCGTCCAGCACCCAATTTTCCATTACAAATCATACGTTCCAAAATACAGGTCTTTTGCGAACCAGGTTATTAATTTTAATGGCCCGAAAATATGGTTCCATACTCGTAGGACCTGTGAAGTAGATCCCTAAAAatgggttcatctcattttagcaaatcgtaattatgtattagaggttTTTTTTTCTAGTAAGGAGTAAAGCAATCTTGACAATCAACAATCATGatgtctaatacataattatgattaactaaaaattagacaaactcatttttaggcgtctaccaaacagggccttggttgccacttaaaatgatttcatctcattttaggtaaCAGTAATTACGTATTAAAgatcaacatcatcatctaagccttatcccaattagttagggttggctacatgaatcctgttctgaatgtcatattgttcagatgcacgatgaaagttatggcataagtttgaggCCGGCTaccaacctgacacaaccctcctt contains:
- the LOC131229178 gene encoding PI-PLC X domain-containing protein At5g67130 isoform X2 — protein: MHYRIRLQLLILDSCSAATDCASSLFCGTCPAMGKSQPICIRGQAIQPTSVVKGLPFNKYTWLVTHNSFSIVDAPSLTGVKRITFYNQEDSVSNQLRNGVRGLMLDMYDFKDDIWLCHSLQGRCYNFTAFEPAINTLKEVEAFLTENPSEIVTIIIEDYVHSPKGLTKLFTNAGLLKYWYPVSKMPANGGDWPTVTDMIAKNYRLLVFTSVASKEADEGIAYQWKYMVENEPGDGGIVQGSCSNRKESRPLKSKHAALFLQNYFPTFPTQKEDACKEHSSGLTETVDACYKAARNTMPNFLAVNFYMRSDGGGVFDAVDRMNGQTLCGCNTVIACQAGAPAGLCKNAGVDNRTPTAIEGSFNGSVQFIPSASHRLPFHLASSLACSCAIIIISLIL
- the LOC131229178 gene encoding PI-PLC X domain-containing protein At5g67130 isoform X1 codes for the protein MHPNAQPLFILCLISALFTTITFSAAACSNGNCQILDSCSAATDCASSLFCGTCPAMGKSQPICIRGQAIQPTSVVKGLPFNKYTWLVTHNSFSIVDAPSLTGVKRITFYNQEDSVSNQLRNGVRGLMLDMYDFKDDIWLCHSLQGRCYNFTAFEPAINTLKEVEAFLTENPSEIVTIIIEDYVHSPKGLTKLFTNAGLLKYWYPVSKMPANGGDWPTVTDMIAKNYRLLVFTSVASKEADEGIAYQWKYMVENEPGDGGIVQGSCSNRKESRPLKSKHAALFLQNYFPTFPTQKEDACKEHSSGLTETVDACYKAARNTMPNFLAVNFYMRSDGGGVFDAVDRMNGQTLCGCNTVIACQAGAPAGLCKNAGVDNRTPTAIEGSFNGSVQFIPSASHRLPFHLASSLACSCAIIIISLIL